The Geothrix sp. DNA segment CTTCTGTTCTACCACCCCGCTGTCTGGTGGCTCTCCCGGCGCATCCGCCAGGAGCGCGAGCATTGCTGCGATGACGCAGCCGTGCGGGCCTGCGGCGATCCGATCCTCTACGCCTCCGCCCTCGCCGGGCTGGAGGAACTCCGACTGCAACCCACGTTCGTTTCCGACCTGGCCCCCGCGGCCAGTGGAGGTCGTCTCATGTCCCGCACCCAGCGCCTGCTGCGCCCCCGAATCACCCACGATCCTGCGGCCCCCCTGGCCGCCCTGCTTCCCGCAATCCTGCTGGTGGCCGCCCTCGGGGCCGCCACCCTGGCCGCCTCCGACGCGCCGAAGGCCCCGACGGCAGGTCCCATGGAGACGGACTTCAAGAAGGTACGCATCAAGCACCAGCCCGAGGCCCCCCGCTATCCATCCGAAGCCAAGGCCGCCCGCATCCAGGGCACGGTGGTGGTGGTCGTCACCATCGGCATAGATGGCAAGGTCACCGAGGCCAAGGCGGAGTCTGGTCCACCCGAGCTTCAGGCCTGCGCGGTGGACTATGCGAAGGCCTGGGAGTTCGAACCAGTCAGGGTGAAGGGGAAAGTGGTCCCCGCGCGCTTCAAGCTGACGATGCCGTTCCGTCTGAGATAGGGAATTCCCGTTTCCGGAGAGGGGGCCGAGAGGCCCCTTTTCCGTCGGCGGGTGGGCATGGTGGAGCTTGACCTCTGGTAACCGTTGCGCGGAGTCCGAACGCCCGGCCATGCTCGATCCACAATCCCGAGGTGATCTGATGGCTTTGACGGTGGACGGCATTTTTGCGCTCATGCCCGAGCTCTTCCTGCCCGAGAAGGCCCAGGGTCTGACGGTCTCCGTCTACTACCAGGTGACCGGAGAAGGGGGCGGCGACTACACCTGCCTCATCGAGAACGGGGCCTTCTCCCTGAAGCGGGAGGCCAAGCCGGACGCCACCTCCGTGGTGGTGATCGCGACCGAGGATTGGATCGCCCTGAACGAAGGCAAGCTCGACCCCATGCAGGCCTTCATGACCGGCAAGCTCAAGGGAACCGGCGATCTGGGCCTGCTCCAGAAATTCCCCAAGTTCTTCAAGAAGCCCCAGAAGCAGGGCGGGCCGGTGAAGCCGCTCAAGGAGCTGGTGCCGGCGCGGCTGGCGCTGGCCGGGGCGGGCCTCAAGGTCACCATTGGCGGCGAAAGCTGGGGCGAAGGCGCCGAAGTGGCCGGAGACGAGACGGCGGTGCGCGGTCTGGTCTGCGGGGTGTCCGATCCGGGCCCGGCATTGTTGGGCGGCCAGCTCCGCTTTGCCGGCGACATGGTGGTGTTGCGCCAGGCCTGGAAGGCCTGGTCTGCCGAGCCCGAGATCAGCTTTCCCGACACGCCGGGAGGCAAGGCCCTGGCGACCCTGCGCCGCCGTTACCGGGGCGGGGCCAGCGGAACGCTGGAAGTGAAGGTGGACGGCGTGCCCTACCGCCTGGACTTCAGCCCCGGGGGCCTCTCTGTGCGTCCAGGCGAGGTGGAGGGTGGCGCGGCCCTGGGCATCTCCGATGCCGACTTCGCCGCGCTCAACGCCGGCAAGTTGAACCTGGTGGCGGCCCTGCTGGGCGGTGCCATCACCGTGAAGGGCGACATGAGCCAGGTGGCGGCCTACACAGCCCATTTCGATGCGGATGTGAACCCGGCCCAGGGCCTCCTCGAGTCCATGCCGGAGCGGTTCAACGCCGAGAAGGCCGGCGACCTGGAGGCCGTGGTGGGCTACCAGATCGACGACATGGGCTACACAGTGTTAATCCGACACGGCGCCTGCATGGTCTTCCCCCGCCTGCTGAAGCCCTGTGATACGCTCCTCAAAGCGAAGGCTGATGACTTCGTCGCCATGAGCACCGGAACGCTGAACGCCCAGGAGGCTTTCATGACCGGCAAGATCCAGATCGAGGGTGATCCCCTGCTCATGCAGAAGGTGGCGAAGTCGTTCCGGCGGCCGGAGGCCTGACAGCCATGCCCAGAGGGACCGCCCGCAAACCCCAGACCACCCCCAAGGCAGACATGGGGTCCGGGGTGGTGCGGATGGCGAAGGCGGTACCGACCATGGAACGACCGGCCCCCATGAAGGACCTGGATCCTCCCATGGACAATGGCCTGCCCTGTAGTGGACGGTGTGGACACTGCGACTGCCACCCGTGCCGGCTGCACGCTCCGATCTGATCAGGCCCCTTCCCAGAGTTCGCGGAGACGCTGGAATCCCGCCCGGCTCACGGGCAGGCGGGTGCCGTCCCGAAGGATGGCGTCGCGGTGTTCCTTGGAGTCCTGCTCGATCCGGACAAGGCGGTCGAGGTTCAGGATGTAACTACGGTGGATGCGGATGAAGCGGCTCGAATCGAGCTGGGTTTCCAGGCTCGCCAGGGTCTGCTGCTTGAGCAGGTTCTTCCCCTCGGTCCGCAGGAGCACATAGTCATCCTGGGCCTGCACCCAGTCGAGCCGGTCCAGGTGGACCACGGTGACCTTGGGCCCGTCCTTCACGACGATGCGTTCCAGGGGACGGCCTTGACGGGCGCTGGAGGCTAGGTCCGCGGCCGGGGCCGGAGGTGCTGTGGGTTGGGCCGACTGCAGGGCCCTCGCCTTGGCCAGGGCCGAGTCGAACCGTTCCTTCGAGAAGGGCTTCAGCAGGTAGTCCACCGCGTGGGCCTCGAAGGCCCGCAGCGCGTGCTGATCATAGGCCGTGACGAAGACCACCGCCGGGCGCTTGCCCTCGGCCTCGAGCAGCTCGAGCACCTCGAAGCCATCCAGCTTGGGCATCTGGATGTCCAGGAAGATCAGGTCCGGCTGGTGCTGGGCTGCCGCCTTGATGGCCTCGAAGCCGTTGGCGCACTCGCCCACGACCTCCACGTCCGGATGGGCCGCCAGGTGCTCGCGCACCACGGCGCGGGCCAGGTCCTCGTCGTCGATGATCAGGGCTTTCATGGTTCCACCTCGAGCGGGAATACCAGGGTGACTCGATGGCTGCCGTCCTGCACACCGGCTTCGAAACGGGCCCGGCTGCCAAAGCGCCCCAGCAGGCGCTGGCGGACCTGCCGCAGGCCGATCCCGAGCCCCTGCGGGGCCGGTGAATCCGCGTCCAGGGGGTTGTCCACCTTCAGGACGACGTATCCCTCCAACACCTCGGCGGCCACGCGCAGGGTGCCGCCCTCGGGAAGGGCCGCAATGCCGTGCTTGATGGCGTTCTCCACCAGGGGCTGCAGCAGCAGGGTGGGCAGCAGCGCCGGCTCTGCCGCGGGATCCACCACCCAGGCAAGCTGCAGGCGGGCCCCGAACCGGATCTGCTCGATGGCCAGGTAGGCCCGCGCCAGCTCCAGTTCCTCGCGCAGCGCCACCAGCCGGCGTTCGCCCAGGCCCAGGCTGCGGCGGAGGAAATCGGAGAGCAGCACGCACATCTCCCGGGCCCGGGCCGGGTCCACAGCCGTCAGGGCCGACAGGGAGTTGAGGCTGTTGAAGAGGAAGTGGGGATTCAGCTGGGCGCGGAGGGCCTTGAGCTCGGACTCCTGGGCCAGCAGCTGCAGTTCCGCACCCTTGCGCTCGGCCTCGACGGCCCGGTCCTGGGCCAGCATCAGGTAGCTGAGGGCCACGGAGGCCAGGTAGAGGAGGATGCCCAGGCCCGTGAGCACCGGCAGAGCCGTGCCCACCCGCTGGGGCAGGGCGCCCAGGCCGGGAATCCAGGCCAGGAGGCGGGCCAGGATCCAGGCCAGGCCGGCCCACAGTCCGCCCATGAGGACGGCGGCCATGCCCCAGGCGGCGCCGTGGGCCCCCAGGCCATCGATGGTGCGGCCCAGGGGCAGGGCCCGGCAGAGGAACCAGGCCGAGAGGAAGAGCAGAGCTGCGAACAGGCAGAGAGGCAGGGCCAGGCAGGCCGCTTCAGCCCAGGTCCAGCCCTGGCTGCGGGCAATGCCGGTCAGCAGCAGCGCGATGGGGGCCCACCCCAGGAGGTAGGCCCCCAAGCGCGCGCGGCTGGCCAGCAGGGGGTGCATTAGGACTTCACCTCGGTGCCGCCGAAGAGGATCAGGCCGGTGATCACGAGGCGGGGGCGGCCTTCCACCGTGCTGGGGCCATGGTGCGTGCTGTCGTTCAGGGCGCCGGCGATGGCCGTGGCCCGGTTGGCGATCTCCCAGCCCTCGGGCACGCGGATCTCGCCGCCCCCGAAGAGCACAAAGACGTCGATGCGGGCCTGGCCTGACTCCAGGGCCGCCTGGCGCAGGTCGACCTCGTAGCCGCCGAAGATGGCCGTCAGCTCGCCGCCCTTGAAGGCCTGTGTGAGCACCCGGCGCTTGAAACCCCCGAAGATCGCCGTGCCCTGGAGGAAGTCCTCGGACCGGGCCAGCTCCGGGGGCACGCCACGGTTCTGCTTCAGGGCCTTGATGACGATGAGGATGCCCACAGCCACCACCAGCATGGGCGCCAGGGCCTCGGCCAGGTGACCCCGGGCGAAGGAGAAGAGCAGCAAGAAGGACCCGCCCAGCACGAGGAACCATCCGCCCATGCCACCGCCGCTGCCCTCTTGGCGGATCTTCGCGATGCCCATGGCCACCAGCACCAGGGGCCAGAGCTTGAAGATGGTGTGGGCCTCGATGAGCCCGAGGTTGTCGAGGGTGAGCACCAGGCCCGCCACGATGATGGCCACGCCCAGCACCAGCTTGGGGCTGAAGGGGCTCGGGGCCTTGGTTTCGTCGGGGGCGTTCATGGTTTCACCTGCGTGGCATCGGTTCCAGGATCACAGGAATCAGCGGGGGTTGGCGATGGGGAACCCGCCTTGGCCTTCTTGAGGCGCTTGGGTTGGGGGAAGATAGCTCGCAGCGTCACGATGATGCCGCCCCAGACGATGAAGGCCGGCCACCAGCGCTCCAGCAGGCCCCAGGGCCCGAACTGGGAGATGAAGCCGGCGACGGCGAACCCCAGCCAGATGTGGCCGCGGAGGCTGAGGATGCCGTCCTGGGTCAGGCGGGCGAGGCCGAAGGCGGCGAGGGCCAGGGGCCACCAGGTCAGCAGGTGCCAGGCGTCGTACCAGCGGAGCGTGTCAGCCATGAAGATCAGGCCCAGGGCGATCACCGTGAGGCCGAAGACCAGCTTCGTCGAGAAGAGGGGTGGGCGTTCCTGGGTGTTCATGAGCGGTGTTCCTTTCTGCCTGAACCGAAGGGGATGACGAAGGCCAGGGAGGGCAGCCACAACGCCAGCCACCACCAGGCGCTGTCGATGAACCAACCGGTCTGGACCATGGGGTCTTCCTCCCGTGTGATCAAGCTACGGGCCTTCCGCTTCCGGCCAGGGCGGGGATCGGTGAACGGGGGGCGGGAGTCGGCGAGCGGTCAGTCCCAGCGAATCAACCCGCCCCGGCTGCGCTCCTGCCAGGCGTGCTCCAGGGCCTCGACCAGCTCAGGGGGGCACACGAACCGGAGGATGGCGGCCTCCCTCTCGAAGGTCTGCTCCTGGACCACGGCCCCGGGGAAGGCCCCCAGCAACGCGAAGGGCAGGTGGGCCTGGGCGGCCGGGACCTGGATCTCCCCGGTGCGGACGATGCGGACCTCCTCCCAGGCGCCCTGGGCATCCGCCGCCGCCAGGGCCCCCTGCACGCCTTCGGTGTAGGCCCGCACCAGACCGCCGGTGCCGAGCTTCGTGCCGCCGTACCAGCGG contains these protein-coding regions:
- a CDS encoding YigZ family protein, with amino-acid sequence MRRLKEAASHRFREKASVFLTELHPARDAVERAAVLASLRKRDFDATHHCSAWREGVPVGAFGTDDDGEPSGTAGRPMLAVLEGAQATDLIAVCIRWYGGTKLGTGGLVRAYTEGVQGALAAADAQGAWEEVRIVRTGEIQVPAAQAHLPFALLGAFPGAVVQEQTFEREAAILRFVCPPELVEALEHAWQERSRGGLIRWD
- a CDS encoding LiaF transmembrane domain-containing protein, producing the protein MNAPDETKAPSPFSPKLVLGVAIIVAGLVLTLDNLGLIEAHTIFKLWPLVLVAMGIAKIRQEGSGGGMGGWFLVLGGSFLLLFSFARGHLAEALAPMLVVAVGILIVIKALKQNRGVPPELARSEDFLQGTAIFGGFKRRVLTQAFKGGELTAIFGGYEVDLRQAALESGQARIDVFVLFGGGEIRVPEGWEIANRATAIAGALNDSTHHGPSTVEGRPRLVITGLILFGGTEVKS
- a CDS encoding SCP2 sterol-binding domain-containing protein, whose amino-acid sequence is MALTVDGIFALMPELFLPEKAQGLTVSVYYQVTGEGGGDYTCLIENGAFSLKREAKPDATSVVVIATEDWIALNEGKLDPMQAFMTGKLKGTGDLGLLQKFPKFFKKPQKQGGPVKPLKELVPARLALAGAGLKVTIGGESWGEGAEVAGDETAVRGLVCGVSDPGPALLGGQLRFAGDMVVLRQAWKAWSAEPEISFPDTPGGKALATLRRRYRGGASGTLEVKVDGVPYRLDFSPGGLSVRPGEVEGGAALGISDADFAALNAGKLNLVAALLGGAITVKGDMSQVAAYTAHFDADVNPAQGLLESMPERFNAEKAGDLEAVVGYQIDDMGYTVLIRHGACMVFPRLLKPCDTLLKAKADDFVAMSTGTLNAQEAFMTGKIQIEGDPLLMQKVAKSFRRPEA
- a CDS encoding LiaI-LiaF-like domain-containing protein — protein: MNTQERPPLFSTKLVFGLTVIALGLIFMADTLRWYDAWHLLTWWPLALAAFGLARLTQDGILSLRGHIWLGFAVAGFISQFGPWGLLERWWPAFIVWGGIIVTLRAIFPQPKRLKKAKAGSPSPTPADSCDPGTDATQVKP
- a CDS encoding sensor histidine kinase; its protein translation is MHPLLASRARLGAYLLGWAPIALLLTGIARSQGWTWAEAACLALPLCLFAALLFLSAWFLCRALPLGRTIDGLGAHGAAWGMAAVLMGGLWAGLAWILARLLAWIPGLGALPQRVGTALPVLTGLGILLYLASVALSYLMLAQDRAVEAERKGAELQLLAQESELKALRAQLNPHFLFNSLNSLSALTAVDPARAREMCVLLSDFLRRSLGLGERRLVALREELELARAYLAIEQIRFGARLQLAWVVDPAAEPALLPTLLLQPLVENAIKHGIAALPEGGTLRVAAEVLEGYVVLKVDNPLDADSPAPQGLGIGLRQVRQRLLGRFGSRARFEAGVQDGSHRVTLVFPLEVEP
- a CDS encoding LytR/AlgR family response regulator transcription factor, producing MKALIIDDEDLARAVVREHLAAHPDVEVVGECANGFEAIKAAAQHQPDLIFLDIQMPKLDGFEVLELLEAEGKRPAVVFVTAYDQHALRAFEAHAVDYLLKPFSKERFDSALAKARALQSAQPTAPPAPAADLASSARQGRPLERIVVKDGPKVTVVHLDRLDWVQAQDDYVLLRTEGKNLLKQQTLASLETQLDSSRFIRIHRSYILNLDRLVRIEQDSKEHRDAILRDGTRLPVSRAGFQRLRELWEGA